A single Carnobacterium inhibens subsp. inhibens DSM 13024 DNA region contains:
- a CDS encoding ECF transporter S component codes for MQTSNTKKMVGIAMLAALATILISFGFPIIPGVSFLKVDFSDIPVLIGMFLYGPVGGTMVAFIRSLLHYIQTGGDAGYPIGDTASFIASVAYTLPIYLIMKSKVNNTKTIIFANIVGSLSLAVILSLVNYFFLLPLYLKVLNFSVGPIRDYILMGVIPFNIIKGAIVSTVFIMLYAKLKTWLQRNQLTKISAK; via the coding sequence ATGCAAACAAGTAACACAAAGAAAATGGTAGGAATCGCCATGTTGGCTGCTCTAGCAACCATTTTGATTTCATTTGGTTTTCCAATAATTCCAGGAGTTTCATTTCTAAAAGTTGATTTTAGTGATATTCCTGTTTTGATTGGCATGTTTTTATACGGTCCAGTTGGTGGAACTATGGTGGCGTTTATTCGCTCATTGCTCCATTATATTCAAACTGGCGGTGATGCAGGATATCCCATTGGGGATACTGCGAGTTTTATAGCTTCAGTCGCGTATACGTTGCCGATTTATTTGATTATGAAATCAAAGGTTAACAATACTAAAACGATTATTTTTGCAAATATCGTTGGGTCACTGTCATTAGCTGTCATTTTGTCACTTGTAAATTACTTTTTCTTGCTTCCATTGTATTTAAAAGTATTAAACTTTAGTGTAGGGCCTATCAGAGATTACATTTTAATGGGTGTTATACCATTTAATATCATAAAAGGCGCAATAGTAAGTACAGTCTTTATTATGTTATACGCCAAATTAAAAACTTGGTTGCAACGCAATCAATTAACTAAAATCAGTGCTAAATAA
- a CDS encoding pseudouridine synthase has product MERLQKVLAHAGVASRRKSEELISKGHVRVNGTVVKEMGVLVGNSDLIEVDGVPIYREEPVYFLLNKPRNMITAVSDDKDRPVVTDLFPNIEQRIYPVGRLDYDTTGALILTNDGELSQLLMHPKHQIDKTYVAKVKGMIDRKSLNRLEKGVVVEGKKTAPAKAKILSADRSRDISMVELTIHEGRNRQVKNMFQAIGHPVEKLKRESYGTLTLDGLQPGEWRELKTFEIYQLRNAATQNDTTN; this is encoded by the coding sequence ATGGAAAGATTACAGAAAGTTTTGGCTCATGCCGGAGTAGCTTCAAGACGTAAATCAGAAGAACTTATTTCTAAAGGTCATGTTAGAGTAAATGGAACTGTTGTAAAGGAAATGGGTGTTTTAGTAGGGAATTCAGATCTAATTGAAGTAGATGGTGTTCCAATTTATAGAGAAGAACCGGTTTATTTCTTATTGAATAAACCTAGAAATATGATCACGGCAGTTTCAGATGACAAAGATCGTCCAGTAGTGACAGACTTATTTCCAAATATAGAACAACGTATTTATCCGGTTGGTCGTTTAGATTACGATACAACAGGCGCTTTGATCTTAACAAATGATGGAGAACTTTCTCAATTACTGATGCATCCTAAACATCAAATAGATAAAACTTATGTTGCGAAAGTTAAAGGTATGATTGATCGGAAATCTTTGAATAGATTAGAAAAAGGGGTAGTTGTTGAAGGCAAAAAGACTGCACCAGCAAAAGCAAAAATTCTTTCAGCAGACAGGTCTAGAGACATATCTATGGTAGAGTTAACTATACACGAAGGTCGTAACAGACAAGTTAAAAATATGTTCCAAGCTATTGGACATCCGGTTGAAAAACTTAAAAGAGAATCGTATGGTACGCTGACGTTAGATGGTTTGCAACCAGGTGAATGGCGCGAATTAAAAACATTTGAAATCTATCAATTGCGTAATGCAGCAACTCAAAATGATACAACTAATTAA
- a CDS encoding segregation/condensation protein A, with product MSSDINIKIDAFEGPLDLLLQLIKHLEIDIYDIPIAEVTAQYLNYIRAMKVLQLDIAGDYLVMAATLMAIKSKLLLPKQEMNADPEDEVFFESGEDPRDALVEQLLEYRKYKSAAALLKVKEEERSQYFSKEPTNLESLQEKVPLEPLQISTFDLVAAFQDMFNKKMKKIPLQTTIRAEETTINEKMDFIMGKLRSTIANQGVLFTGLFDIPTKNEMVTTFMALLELIKEKNVFIQQEVTYGDIIVYPSESKETGDE from the coding sequence ATGTCATCCGATATAAATATAAAAATTGATGCATTTGAAGGACCATTAGATCTATTATTGCAATTGATCAAACACTTAGAGATTGATATTTATGATATCCCAATTGCTGAAGTTACAGCACAATACTTAAATTACATCCGAGCAATGAAAGTATTGCAATTAGATATTGCTGGAGATTATTTAGTTATGGCAGCAACTTTAATGGCAATAAAAAGTAAATTGCTTTTACCTAAACAAGAAATGAATGCTGATCCAGAAGATGAAGTTTTTTTTGAATCCGGTGAAGATCCTCGAGATGCGTTAGTAGAGCAATTATTGGAATACCGTAAATATAAGTCGGCAGCAGCTTTGTTAAAAGTAAAAGAAGAAGAACGAAGCCAATATTTTTCAAAGGAACCTACTAACCTAGAATCATTACAAGAAAAAGTTCCATTGGAGCCTCTTCAAATCAGTACGTTTGATTTAGTTGCAGCTTTTCAAGATATGTTTAATAAAAAAATGAAGAAAATACCACTGCAAACAACGATTAGAGCAGAAGAAACAACGATTAATGAAAAAATGGATTTTATTATGGGGAAATTACGAAGTACCATTGCAAACCAAGGTGTTTTGTTTACTGGGCTATTTGATATTCCTACAAAAAATGAGATGGTAACAACGTTTATGGCTTTGCTTGAATTAATAAAAGAAAAAAATGTTTTTATTCAGCAAGAAGTCACGTATGGAGATATTATTGTCTATCCATCAGAATCAAAAGAAACAGGTGATGAGTAG
- the lysA gene encoding diaminopimelate decarboxylase, with protein MDERLLTGTMKINKANHLEIGGIDTISLVEKYGTPLYVYDISQVKHKAQMFKKAFQDRKIKAQVAYASKAFSCLAIYQLMAKEEMSLDVVSGGELFTAIQADYPSKKIHFHGNNKSDAEIFAALDYNIGCFVVDNFYELEKLNHYTNQRKQNMSILLRVTPGVEAHTHEYITTGQTDSKFGFDLNNGQAQQALQLAMQMPYIDVMGLHCHIGSQIFETEGFSLAIDKLVMQSKEWHDAMGFDLRVLNVGGGFGIRYTSEDEPLPIEDYINNLIDEVQSVTTKVQLPMPEIWIEPGRSLVGDAGITLYQVGSQKIIPDVRNYLAIDGGMTDNIRPALYDAKYTGVLANRVEDAVEETYSIAGKCCESGDMLIWDLPLPKADDKDVLAVFSTGAYGYAMASNYNRIPRPPVIFVENGKDFLAIKRESYADLMRLERSLY; from the coding sequence ATGGACGAAAGATTACTAACAGGAACAATGAAAATAAATAAAGCTAACCATTTAGAAATAGGTGGTATAGACACTATTTCATTAGTTGAAAAATATGGAACGCCTCTTTATGTATATGATATTTCTCAGGTTAAACACAAAGCACAAATGTTTAAAAAAGCCTTTCAAGATAGAAAAATCAAAGCACAAGTAGCCTATGCAAGTAAAGCTTTTTCTTGTTTAGCTATTTATCAATTAATGGCCAAGGAAGAAATGTCTTTAGATGTGGTTTCTGGAGGAGAACTTTTTACAGCTATCCAAGCTGATTACCCTAGTAAAAAAATTCATTTTCACGGAAATAATAAATCAGATGCTGAAATCTTTGCTGCATTGGATTATAATATCGGCTGCTTTGTAGTAGATAATTTTTATGAATTAGAAAAATTAAATCACTATACAAATCAACGCAAGCAAAATATGTCGATTTTATTGAGAGTAACTCCAGGAGTTGAAGCTCATACACATGAGTACATTACAACTGGGCAAACAGATTCTAAATTTGGATTTGACCTTAATAATGGACAAGCTCAACAAGCTTTGCAATTAGCTATGCAGATGCCATATATTGATGTAATGGGATTGCATTGCCACATAGGATCACAAATTTTTGAAACAGAAGGATTTAGTCTGGCCATTGATAAATTAGTCATGCAATCAAAAGAATGGCATGACGCTATGGGATTTGACTTGCGGGTATTAAATGTTGGCGGAGGCTTTGGGATTAGGTATACATCTGAAGATGAGCCATTACCCATAGAAGATTATATCAATAATTTAATTGATGAAGTCCAATCTGTCACAACCAAAGTTCAATTACCGATGCCTGAGATCTGGATCGAACCAGGACGCAGTTTAGTTGGAGATGCGGGGATCACCTTATATCAAGTTGGCTCACAAAAAATCATACCAGATGTTCGTAATTATTTAGCTATCGACGGGGGAATGACGGATAACATTAGACCCGCGCTTTATGATGCAAAATATACGGGCGTTTTAGCCAATCGTGTAGAGGATGCAGTAGAAGAAACCTATTCTATAGCAGGAAAATGCTGCGAATCTGGTGATATGTTGATATGGGATCTGCCGCTGCCAAAAGCAGATGACAAAGATGTTTTAGCAGTCTTTAGTACTGGAGCTTATGGATATGCGATGGCTAGTAATTACAATCGTATTCCAAGACCGCCAGTCATCTTTGTTGAAAATGGAAAAGATTTTTTAGCTATTAAGCGAGAAAGTTATGCAGACTTAATGAGATTAGAACGCTCTCTATATTAA
- a CDS encoding sensor histidine kinase, which produces MFKLNSLVTRTWVVTMLAIGICFFTTNQVYEKLYTNNIEESYINDFEHSINSITNLLEEDPNFLVENIDKIRSYDDHLSLVITQNDEPISYSSNVKMDDQSNDFTTIKANGEVENELKNGENTLVKDEIKLDGKPSIPYIFKIQNFTFNGQESKLYIYGDLSFLSSTHNKMQVWSAINVIFYIIIGILLFYYFQRRFGRPLTQLRDIAYDYAKNDFTQQAQSTYKDELAQLALAMNKMGKSLEVTGAATRQEKELLENIVTSISTGVLYYNQDKTLLMSNPLGDEFLQHLYQTDQVMKTVIPDLLEYRIDSIIRFPEKISYDNNIDDYYYNITLIPLFDENLDSVRGVLVSIQDITKEKRLDIMRNDFINNISHELRTPLVMIQGYSEAILDDIAETQDEKKEMAKIIGEESVRMNRMVNEMLDSSRMEAGFINLIKLDVHLEGFFNKLFTRFATMSEKNNIRLELEIDPNLDSYYMDEDKMSQVFVNLINNAIRHTSMVNREHKKVKIFVHLDKIMDEVLIEVIDNGTGIPEEDIPYIFDRFYKADKSRTVMKGDKTGTGIGLSIVKNIIEAHGGFVEVQSIVNEQTKFIVHLPYLD; this is translated from the coding sequence ATGTTTAAATTAAATAGTTTAGTTACTCGTACTTGGGTGGTAACGATGTTGGCTATCGGCATTTGTTTTTTTACTACGAACCAAGTATACGAAAAGTTATACACAAACAATATAGAAGAAAGTTACATCAATGATTTTGAACATTCAATTAACTCTATAACCAATCTTTTAGAAGAGGATCCAAATTTTTTGGTTGAAAATATTGATAAAATTCGATCTTATGATGACCATCTTTCTTTAGTGATCACACAAAATGATGAGCCTATTAGCTATTCTTCAAATGTAAAAATGGATGATCAATCCAATGACTTTACAACTATCAAGGCAAATGGTGAAGTCGAAAATGAGTTGAAAAATGGGGAAAATACGCTTGTTAAAGACGAGATAAAATTAGATGGTAAACCGAGTATACCGTATATTTTTAAAATCCAAAATTTTACTTTTAATGGTCAAGAAAGCAAGCTTTACATTTATGGCGATTTGTCGTTTTTAAGCAGCACGCATAACAAGATGCAAGTGTGGTCAGCTATTAATGTTATTTTTTACATTATTATAGGAATTTTATTGTTTTATTATTTCCAACGTAGATTTGGCAGACCGTTAACTCAATTAAGAGATATCGCATATGATTATGCTAAAAATGATTTCACTCAACAAGCACAGTCAACTTACAAAGATGAGTTAGCTCAGTTAGCCTTAGCTATGAATAAAATGGGCAAATCATTAGAAGTAACTGGAGCAGCTACTAGACAAGAAAAAGAACTTTTAGAAAATATCGTGACATCCATTTCTACAGGGGTATTGTATTATAATCAAGATAAAACATTGTTAATGTCAAACCCTTTGGGAGATGAATTCTTACAGCATTTATACCAAACAGATCAAGTAATGAAAACGGTTATACCTGATCTGTTGGAATATCGAATTGATTCTATTATACGATTTCCTGAGAAAATAAGTTATGATAATAATATTGATGACTATTATTATAATATAACGTTGATTCCACTTTTTGATGAAAATTTAGACAGTGTTCGTGGTGTATTAGTTTCTATTCAAGATATTACAAAAGAAAAACGTCTTGATATTATGCGAAATGACTTTATTAATAATATTTCTCATGAGTTAAGAACGCCTTTGGTGATGATCCAAGGGTACAGTGAGGCAATTTTAGATGATATAGCTGAAACTCAAGATGAGAAAAAAGAAATGGCAAAAATAATCGGTGAAGAATCCGTGAGAATGAATCGAATGGTAAATGAAATGCTCGATAGTTCTAGAATGGAAGCGGGTTTTATTAACTTAATAAAATTGGATGTCCATTTGGAAGGCTTTTTTAATAAACTGTTTACTCGATTTGCCACAATGTCAGAAAAAAATAATATTCGCTTAGAATTAGAAATTGATCCTAATTTAGATTCTTACTACATGGATGAAGATAAAATGAGTCAAGTTTTTGTAAATTTAATCAATAATGCTATTAGGCATACTAGTATGGTCAATAGAGAACATAAAAAAGTGAAAATCTTTGTGCATTTAGACAAGATTATGGATGAAGTCTTAATTGAGGTCATTGATAATGGAACAGGGATTCCAGAAGAAGATATACCTTATATTTTTGATCGATTCTATAAAGCAGATAAATCTAGAACTGTAATGAAAGGCGATAAAACAGGTACAGGTATTGGCTTATCCATTGTAAAAAATATAATAGAAGCTCATGGTGGATTTGTCGAAGTACAGAGTATTGTCAATGAACAAACGAAATTTATCGTTCATTTGCCCTATTTAGATTAA
- a CDS encoding LysM peptidoglycan-binding domain-containing protein, with the protein MSKKNSKNNPKKEKAWDRKFDDDNSLVDDKYSRTARKKAKKSVHPVITSLLIFLALIIILPSLAYTWWSNEGNDSSKEQKSSEERMIITQNSSSELTSSEEPESEVSSESVSSEEESSESESQVAEVEEPESQPAEVPVIEEPESIVEPEPEPEPEPEEVTNTYTVKAGDNLYRIALNHNMTTDELKTLNGISGDSVSVGTVLKVK; encoded by the coding sequence ATGAGTAAGAAAAATTCTAAAAACAATCCAAAAAAAGAAAAAGCATGGGATCGAAAATTTGATGATGATAATAGTTTAGTGGATGATAAATACTCAAGAACTGCAAGAAAAAAGGCAAAGAAAAGTGTCCATCCTGTCATAACGTCATTGCTTATTTTCTTAGCACTTATTATTATTTTGCCAAGTCTAGCATATACTTGGTGGTCAAATGAAGGCAATGACAGCAGTAAAGAACAAAAATCTTCTGAAGAAAGAATGATCATTACACAAAACAGTAGCAGTGAATTAACTAGTTCAGAAGAGCCTGAATCAGAAGTTTCTTCAGAAAGCGTAAGCAGCGAAGAGGAGTCCTCTGAGTCTGAAAGTCAAGTTGCAGAAGTAGAAGAACCTGAGTCACAACCTGCAGAAGTACCTGTTATTGAAGAACCTGAAAGTATTGTAGAGCCAGAACCAGAGCCTGAACCTGAACCAGAAGAAGTAACAAATACTTATACTGTTAAAGCTGGAGATAACCTATACCGAATTGCATTAAATCACAATATGACAACTGATGAATTAAAAACATTGAATGGTATATCAGGAGATTCTGTGAGTGTTGGAACAGTTTTAAAAGTGAAATAA
- a CDS encoding response regulator transcription factor: MENDVMHLLVVDDEDRIRRLLKMYLERENYVISEADNGEDALKMVLENDYDLVLLDLMLPKMDGIEVAEKIRESKTTPIMMLTAKGEEISRIEGFEVGADDYIVKPFSPREVVLRVSAILKRTQSSKPKEKANPDLIEMPHFEIDDQSHRVLADGNVVNLTPKEYDLLLYLAQSPDQIFGREQLLREVWKYEFFGDLRTVDTHIKRLREKLTKHSEAAAKMIVTVWGLGYKFNSFPEESEK; encoded by the coding sequence ATGGAAAATGATGTAATGCATCTATTAGTAGTAGATGACGAAGATCGAATTCGCAGACTATTAAAAATGTATTTGGAAAGAGAAAACTATGTTATTTCTGAGGCTGACAATGGGGAAGATGCATTGAAAATGGTTCTAGAAAATGATTATGATTTAGTTTTATTAGACTTAATGCTGCCAAAAATGGATGGTATTGAAGTTGCTGAAAAAATAAGAGAGAGTAAGACTACTCCAATTATGATGTTAACAGCTAAAGGCGAAGAAATAAGCCGCATTGAAGGATTTGAGGTTGGAGCAGATGATTATATCGTGAAACCCTTTAGTCCAAGAGAAGTAGTTTTAAGAGTCTCAGCTATTCTAAAAAGAACCCAAAGCAGCAAACCGAAAGAAAAAGCCAATCCTGATTTAATTGAAATGCCGCATTTTGAAATCGATGACCAATCTCATCGTGTGTTGGCTGATGGAAATGTTGTTAATTTAACACCAAAAGAATATGATTTGTTATTATATTTAGCGCAATCTCCTGATCAAATTTTTGGAAGAGAACAATTATTAAGAGAAGTATGGAAATACGAATTTTTCGGGGACTTGAGAACAGTAGATACTCATATCAAACGTCTCAGAGAAAAATTAACTAAACATTCAGAGGCAGCTGCAAAAATGATTGTTACTGTTTGGGGACTTGGTTATAAATTTAATTCTTTTCCTGAAGAATCTGAAAAGTAG
- a CDS encoding RecQ family ATP-dependent DNA helicase — MTNKDLIKQNLENYFGYTSFREGQEEAVLAALEGKDTLIMLPTGTGKSICYQLTGYCLDGLVIIVSPLLSLMQDQVEQLKLNGEKRVAAINSLMNVREKDWVLKHLSDYKFIFLSPEMLRQEYVITSLKKVPICLFAIDEAHCISQWGLDFRPDYLDLGLIRRQLNFPLTMALTATATQRVREEILTSLQINNEKTKQIIYSVDRSNIAFYTQICDHNKNEELLKQVQKLKKPGIIYFSSKKTADETAELIRQETTITAESYHSDIEAEDKIKIQQQFIYDEIDIICATSAFGMGINKSNIRFVIHYHLPGSPEAYLQEVGRCGRDGKPSLALLLYEKGDGIIQFRLQESSLPTIDMLEYSYRKGKVLEGSCSPVQKVLIENYLNANIPIEAAKSQVKSREVSKQQQLYYMIDYAETASCKRAFLLHYFDERLEDKPSQCCSSCHLELADFYEKNDLKQKKESETEKNWEEILKELFLIGN; from the coding sequence GTGACCAATAAAGACCTTATAAAACAAAACTTAGAGAATTATTTTGGATACACTTCTTTTAGAGAAGGGCAAGAAGAAGCTGTATTAGCAGCTTTAGAAGGTAAAGATACGTTGATTATGCTGCCCACAGGGACAGGAAAATCGATTTGCTACCAATTAACTGGGTATTGTTTAGATGGGTTAGTAATCATTGTTTCGCCTTTATTATCGTTGATGCAAGACCAGGTGGAACAATTAAAATTAAATGGCGAAAAAAGAGTAGCTGCTATTAACAGTTTAATGAATGTACGCGAAAAAGATTGGGTGTTAAAGCATTTATCTGACTATAAATTTATTTTTCTTTCACCAGAAATGTTGCGACAAGAATACGTTATAACGAGTTTGAAAAAAGTGCCTATCTGTCTTTTTGCAATTGATGAAGCTCATTGTATTTCTCAATGGGGATTAGATTTTAGACCTGATTATCTCGATTTAGGTCTTATTCGCCGACAATTAAATTTTCCTTTAACAATGGCATTGACAGCCACTGCTACTCAACGCGTTCGAGAAGAGATTTTGACATCGTTGCAGATTAATAATGAAAAAACAAAGCAGATTATTTATTCTGTGGATCGTTCTAATATCGCTTTTTATACTCAAATTTGTGATCATAATAAAAATGAAGAATTATTAAAACAAGTTCAAAAATTAAAGAAACCAGGTATTATTTATTTTTCTAGTAAAAAAACAGCAGACGAAACTGCTGAATTGATCCGTCAAGAAACGACGATCACTGCAGAGAGTTATCATTCCGATATAGAAGCAGAAGATAAAATTAAGATCCAGCAACAGTTTATCTATGATGAAATTGATATTATCTGTGCTACAAGCGCATTTGGGATGGGTATCAATAAAAGCAATATTCGTTTTGTTATTCACTATCATTTGCCGGGCAGTCCAGAAGCCTACTTACAAGAAGTTGGGCGTTGCGGAAGAGACGGAAAACCGAGTTTAGCTCTTTTGCTATATGAAAAGGGAGATGGTATCATTCAATTTCGATTACAGGAGTCGAGTTTGCCCACGATTGATATGCTGGAATATAGCTATAGAAAAGGGAAGGTATTAGAGGGAAGTTGCAGTCCTGTTCAAAAGGTGCTGATAGAAAATTATTTAAATGCCAATATTCCCATTGAAGCAGCAAAAAGCCAAGTGAAAAGTAGAGAAGTATCTAAACAGCAACAACTGTATTACATGATTGATTATGCTGAGACAGCAAGTTGCAAGAGAGCTTTTCTTTTACATTACTTTGATGAACGTTTAGAAGATAAACCGTCTCAATGCTGTTCTAGTTGTCATCTAGAATTAGCTGATTTTTATGAAAAAAATGACTTGAAACAAAAAAAAGAATCAGAAACAGAAAAAAATTGGGAAGAAATCTTAAAGGAATTGTTTTTAATTGGAAATTAA
- the scpB gene encoding SMC-Scp complex subunit ScpB — MDELAAIEALLFVAGDEGMSLEEISTILDCSTQQAYQFLMRLQKNYEEATSRGLMLLEVGNQYQLATKKEYADVIKKYAISPLTTNLSQAALETLAIIAYKQPLTRMEIDEIRGVQTSGALQKLTLRGLIEPKGRVEGPGRAILYGTSDYFMDYFGLKELSDLPEITELETENTEKESDLFFERFNQQFENE, encoded by the coding sequence ATGGATGAATTAGCAGCAATTGAAGCACTTCTTTTTGTAGCTGGGGATGAAGGGATGTCTTTAGAAGAAATTTCTACTATCTTAGACTGTTCAACTCAGCAAGCTTATCAGTTCCTGATGCGCCTTCAAAAAAATTATGAAGAAGCGACTTCAAGAGGGTTAATGCTTCTTGAGGTTGGGAACCAATATCAATTGGCTACTAAAAAAGAGTATGCAGATGTGATAAAAAAATATGCGATCTCACCATTAACAACTAATTTATCACAAGCAGCGTTGGAAACACTTGCAATAATAGCTTATAAGCAACCTTTAACGCGGATGGAGATCGATGAGATCCGTGGAGTCCAAACAAGTGGAGCATTGCAAAAATTAACGCTTAGAGGGCTTATTGAACCTAAAGGACGGGTAGAAGGACCAGGAAGAGCTATTTTATATGGAACTTCTGATTATTTTATGGATTATTTTGGTCTTAAAGAGTTGTCTGATTTACCAGAAATAACAGAATTAGAAACGGAAAATACTGAAAAAGAATCCGATTTATTTTTTGAACGGTTTAATCAACAATTTGAAAATGAATAA
- a CDS encoding GNAT family N-acetyltransferase, which yields MLLDYKNDYEKISMGLLSFVPDLKDVSRLQNEMDWYQSKENYKLYLWKSEETQDIIAVIGVEIGNDMILVRHISINPSFRNEGISYKILEALEKRLPQKKVMGTLETASLIAKWEQEKSKKDQQSILLTDEKGED from the coding sequence ATGTTACTCGATTACAAAAATGATTATGAAAAAATTTCAATGGGATTGCTCTCATTTGTTCCGGACTTAAAAGACGTTTCGCGTTTGCAGAATGAAATGGATTGGTACCAAAGTAAAGAAAACTACAAACTTTATTTATGGAAGAGTGAAGAAACTCAAGATATCATAGCTGTAATAGGTGTTGAGATTGGAAACGATATGATATTAGTAAGACATATCTCTATTAACCCTTCATTCAGAAATGAAGGAATCAGTTACAAAATTTTAGAAGCATTAGAAAAACGACTCCCTCAGAAAAAAGTAATGGGAACGTTAGAAACCGCCTCTTTAATTGCAAAATGGGAGCAAGAGAAAAGTAAAAAGGACCAACAGTCTATTTTATTGACTGATGAAAAAGGCGAGGATTAA
- a CDS encoding helix-turn-helix domain-containing protein, with the protein MEQSLYYQYFCLSLYSIDYPVKPATLYHILVGKRTASILFKAHVYHAIPFFSVFPNLNRGQYDNMVREFIEKGWITASENNEEYYLCKQAKEELDLYFSKHFYPKNINQLLNGQVTKEFWRKILFSTQVLSELRYQNNHYLPIEKEWKTQLWLKKWLKNSPLERQELGSSFGKEWIQLLKEFRSFDAEILVSQLTGHKKNGKTSTQLAVKYGLDQMELAFLVQNTISQLLNKVVSEKETFPLFYLIYQECKGDRYSSLSLSARSTAYYLEKGYSIEKIALERRLKVNTISEHIIELAIIFPNFDVSNFIPKEDYQRLCALFSENEGITYEDLKKEMPQIPFSWYRLIQIERSRTV; encoded by the coding sequence GTGGAACAATCGTTGTACTATCAGTATTTTTGCCTTTCATTGTATTCTATAGACTATCCAGTAAAACCGGCCACGCTGTATCACATTTTGGTTGGTAAACGAACAGCTTCCATTTTGTTTAAGGCGCATGTTTATCACGCGATCCCTTTTTTTTCGGTATTTCCTAATTTAAACCGTGGTCAGTATGACAATATGGTTCGAGAATTTATTGAAAAAGGCTGGATTACTGCCAGTGAAAATAACGAAGAGTACTACCTTTGTAAACAGGCTAAAGAAGAATTAGACCTTTATTTTTCAAAACATTTTTATCCTAAAAATATTAATCAACTGCTAAACGGACAAGTGACTAAAGAATTTTGGAGAAAAATTTTATTTTCAACCCAAGTTCTTTCGGAATTACGCTACCAAAATAATCATTATCTACCAATAGAAAAGGAATGGAAGACACAATTATGGTTAAAAAAATGGTTGAAAAATAGTCCATTAGAAAGACAAGAATTGGGTAGTTCATTTGGAAAAGAATGGATTCAATTATTAAAGGAGTTCCGTTCATTTGATGCAGAAATTTTAGTATCACAGTTAACGGGACATAAAAAGAATGGAAAAACCAGTACACAATTAGCTGTTAAATATGGATTAGATCAAATGGAATTAGCTTTTTTAGTACAAAATACAATTAGTCAACTACTAAATAAAGTGGTCAGTGAAAAAGAAACATTCCCTTTATTTTATTTAATTTATCAAGAATGTAAAGGAGACCGTTACAGCAGTCTTAGTCTAAGTGCTAGGTCAACTGCATATTATTTAGAAAAAGGTTACTCTATAGAAAAAATAGCTTTAGAGAGAAGATTAAAGGTAAATACAATTTCAGAACACATTATTGAATTAGCTATTATTTTTCCAAATTTTGATGTTTCTAACTTTATACCAAAAGAAGACTACCAACGATTATGTGCGTTATTTAGTGAGAATGAAGGAATAACATATGAGGATTTGAAAAAAGAAATGCCGCAGATTCCTTTTTCATGGTACAGATTGATTCAAATCGAAAGGAGTCGGACTGTGTGA